A genomic stretch from Malus domestica chromosome 15, GDT2T_hap1 includes:
- the LOC103401710 gene encoding ras-related protein Rab7-like: MDISMKRRTLLKVIVLGDSGVGKTSLMNQYVYKKFNRQYKATIGADFVTKELQIDDKLVTLQIWDTAGQERFHSLGAAFYRGSDCCVLVYDVNVNKSFEALQNWHEEFLKQADPTDPAAFPFILLGNKIDIDGGNSREVSEKKAREWCAAKGNIPYFETSAKEDYNVDEAFLCVAKTGLTNEHEQDIYFQGISETVSEADQRGVCAC; encoded by the exons ATGGATATTTCTATGAAAAGAAGAACGCTGCTTAAGGTCATCGTCCTTGGAGATAGTGG GGTGGGAAAGACGTCTTTGATGAATCA ATATGTTTATAAGAAGTTCAATCGACAATATAAAGCTACAATTGGTGCAGATTTTGTCACCAAGGAACTTCAGATTGATGACAAATTGGTGACCTTGCAA ATTTGGGACACAGCAGGGCAAGAAAGATTTCATAGTCTTGGAGCTGCGTTTTATCGCGGATCAGATTGCTGCGTTCTTGTGTATGATGTGAATGTTAATAAATCATTTGAAGCACTTCAGAACTGGCATGAAGAGTTTCTCAAACAG GCAGATCCAACTGACCCAGCAGCATTTCCCTTCATACTACTGGGAAACAAAATTGACATAGATGGTGGAAACAGCCGTGAG GTTTCTGAGAAGAAAGCTAGGGAATGGTGTGCTGCAAAGGGAAACATACCTTACTTTGAGACCTCGGCGAAAGAGGATTACAATGTTGATGAAGCATTTCTATGTGTTGCAAAAACAGGACTAACCAATGAACATGAACAAGACAT TTACTTCCAAGGTATTTCAGAAACTGTTTCAGAAGCAGATCAAAGAGGAGTCTGTGCATGCTAA